In one window of Caenimonas aquaedulcis DNA:
- a CDS encoding histone: MATAKKATAKKAAKKAPAKKSAAKKAPAKKAAAKRPAAKKAAAKRPAAKKSAAKKAPAKKTAAKKAAKKAPAKKKAAKKTTAKKAAKKAPAKKAAKKAAKKPAKKAAKKPAAKAPAKAAAKPVAKAAPAAAPAMPAAQTTLNPQAAWPFPTASKP; the protein is encoded by the coding sequence ATGGCAACTGCGAAAAAAGCAACGGCGAAGAAGGCCGCTAAGAAGGCTCCGGCCAAGAAGTCGGCAGCGAAGAAGGCTCCGGCGAAGAAGGCCGCAGCGAAGCGTCCGGCAGCGAAGAAGGCTGCCGCGAAGCGTCCGGCCGCCAAGAAGTCGGCCGCGAAGAAGGCGCCGGCGAAGAAGACCGCGGCCAAGAAGGCCGCGAAGAAGGCGCCTGCCAAGAAAAAGGCCGCCAAGAAGACGACGGCGAAGAAGGCCGCCAAAAAGGCCCCTGCGAAAAAGGCTGCCAAGAAGGCTGCGAAAAAGCCTGCGAAGAAAGCAGCGAAAAAGCCTGCTGCCAAGGCCCCTGCGAAAGCTGCCGCGAAACCGGTAGCCAAGGCGGCGCCTGCCGCTGCTCCGGCGATGCCGGCAGCGCAGACCACGCTGAACCCGCAGGCCGCATGGCCTTTCCCCACGGCCAGCAAGCCCTGA
- the gorA gene encoding glutathione-disulfide reductase, which yields MADTDYDLFVIGGGSGGVRAARMAAQRGARVGLAEAAALGGTCVNVGCIPKKLYSYAAHFAHDIEDAAGYGWDVTAPRFDWARLKANRAKEISRLNAVYQQLLQSPGVEIVRGWATLTGPHAVSVRTTHGVKAIKAKHILVATGGTPSVPEFPGREHVLTSDSMFDLDPFPKRLVVVGGGYIACEFASIFNGLGSKVTQLYRGEQVLRGFDPDVRGFIAREMTRSGIDLRIGTDVRSIARSAHGLDVKLSDNSTLQADVVLYATGRVPNVNGLGLDAAGVKQGKDGAIAVDGTYATSVPSIHAVGDVTARIQLTPVALGEAMAVVDKLFGEGRRKMDYDFIPTAVFTHPNIATVGLTEDQARKAFESVTIFRSEFKPLKHTLSGSGERMLMKLVVDAKTDRVVGLHMVGADAGEIVQGFAVAMKAGATKAVFDATIGIHPTAAEEFVTMREPVPA from the coding sequence ATGGCAGACACTGACTACGACCTCTTCGTCATCGGCGGCGGCAGCGGGGGCGTGCGCGCGGCGCGCATGGCGGCGCAGCGCGGCGCGCGCGTGGGGCTGGCGGAGGCCGCGGCGCTGGGAGGCACCTGCGTCAACGTGGGCTGCATCCCGAAGAAGCTCTACAGCTACGCGGCGCACTTCGCGCACGACATCGAGGATGCGGCGGGCTACGGGTGGGACGTCACCGCACCGCGCTTCGACTGGGCGCGGCTCAAGGCCAACCGCGCCAAGGAGATCTCGCGGCTCAACGCGGTGTACCAGCAACTGCTCCAGAGCCCCGGCGTGGAGATCGTGCGCGGCTGGGCGACGCTCACGGGCCCGCATGCGGTGTCGGTACGCACCACGCATGGCGTGAAGGCGATCAAGGCAAAGCACATCCTCGTGGCCACCGGCGGCACACCGAGCGTCCCCGAATTCCCGGGCCGCGAACACGTGTTGACGTCCGACAGCATGTTCGACCTCGACCCCTTTCCCAAGCGCCTGGTGGTGGTCGGCGGCGGCTACATCGCCTGCGAATTCGCCTCGATCTTCAACGGGCTGGGCTCGAAGGTGACGCAGCTTTATCGCGGCGAGCAGGTGCTGCGCGGCTTCGACCCGGACGTGCGCGGCTTCATCGCGCGCGAGATGACCCGCAGCGGGATCGACCTGCGCATCGGCACCGACGTGCGCAGCATCGCGCGTTCGGCGCACGGCCTGGACGTCAAGCTTTCCGACAACAGCACGCTCCAGGCGGATGTCGTGCTGTATGCGACGGGCCGCGTGCCGAACGTGAACGGGCTCGGGCTCGATGCGGCCGGCGTCAAACAGGGCAAGGACGGCGCGATCGCCGTGGACGGCACCTACGCCACCTCGGTGCCCTCCATCCACGCGGTGGGCGACGTCACCGCGCGCATCCAGCTCACGCCGGTCGCGCTCGGCGAGGCGATGGCGGTGGTGGACAAGCTGTTCGGCGAGGGCCGGCGGAAGATGGACTACGACTTCATCCCCACTGCGGTGTTCACGCACCCGAACATCGCCACCGTCGGCCTCACGGAGGACCAGGCGCGCAAGGCCTTCGAGAGCGTGACAATTTTCCGCAGCGAGTTCAAGCCGCTGAAGCACACCCTCTCGGGCAGCGGCGAGCGCATGCTCATGAAGCTCGTGGTCGACGCGAAAACCGACCGCGTCGTGGGCCTGCACATGGTCGGCGCGGATGCCGGCGAGATCGTGCAGGGGTTCGCGGTGGCGATGAAGGCGGGGGCCACCAAGGCGGTGTTCGACGCAACGATCGGCATCCACCCGACCGCAGCAGAGGAATTTGTCACGATGCGCGAGCCCGTCCCGGCCTAG